From the genome of Nitrosopumilus sp., one region includes:
- a CDS encoding transcriptional regulator, with the protein MPEIWLNYGVTDVVLDIKAENLEQKIDSEGKILDDLAINEKLNTLDLSKPVELVVLHNSKSIQKIITSLFTLCEQKSKPFPKILAEKKILNQVKSGLPEGSSINEFDDMDISNANLVFMGEMEFNGLFGYETISTRLIKKFGQESMLSAYAKRHGNLPAPGQCSESLTEAKRFTDNFEIQGIEVIANSEGILDFSIGHPSETISSTQILESNSIKDVGQHKTMVISTGKDASNDNLSNSFSSLWNCSNAIKKDGLAILMAECKGGLGSDALQQYVEDRLTLEQIRNPSKYINGMEDLLFLSEMQKNFQIGLVSILPDFYVKKLNMISMSGIKYSMDYVLKTQGMRQKVSVVADGARLLLR; encoded by the coding sequence ATGCCTGAAATTTGGTTAAATTATGGTGTTACAGACGTGGTTTTGGACATAAAGGCAGAGAATTTAGAGCAAAAGATTGATTCTGAAGGTAAAATTTTGGATGATTTGGCAATAAACGAAAAACTGAATACACTTGATTTGTCAAAACCCGTGGAACTTGTGGTTTTACATAATTCAAAATCCATTCAAAAAATCATCACTTCACTGTTTACATTATGTGAGCAGAAATCAAAACCGTTTCCAAAAATTTTAGCTGAGAAAAAAATTCTGAATCAAGTTAAATCTGGACTGCCTGAAGGAAGCTCAATCAACGAATTTGATGATATGGATATTTCAAATGCCAATCTTGTATTCATGGGAGAGATGGAATTTAATGGATTGTTTGGCTACGAGACAATCTCTACGCGACTTATTAAAAAATTTGGTCAAGAATCTATGCTTTCGGCTTATGCTAAAAGACATGGAAATCTTCCTGCTCCTGGACAATGCTCTGAAAGTTTAACCGAGGCAAAAAGATTTACGGATAATTTTGAAATTCAGGGAATCGAAGTTATTGCAAACTCTGAAGGCATATTGGATTTTTCCATAGGTCATCCTTCAGAAACTATTTCATCAACACAAATCTTAGAATCAAATTCCATTAAAGATGTTGGTCAGCATAAAACAATGGTGATAAGCACTGGTAAAGATGCAAGCAATGATAACCTTTCCAACTCTTTTTCTTCACTTTGGAATTGTTCTAATGCAATCAAAAAAGATGGACTTGCAATTTTGATGGCTGAATGCAAAGGTGGATTGGGTTCTGATGCTCTTCAACAATATGTTGAAGACAGGTTAACTTTAGAACAGATACGAAATCCATCTAAATACATTAACGGGATGGAGGATTTGCTGTTTCTTTCAGAAATGCAAAAGAATTTTCAGATTGGCCTGGTTTCAATTTTGCCTGACTTTTATGTCAAAAAACTAAACATGATCTCTATGTCTGGAATAAAATACTCTATGGATTATGTTCTTAAAACACAAGGAATGAGACAAAAAGTATCTGTTGTTGCAGATGGTGCAAGACTCTTGCTAAGATAA
- a CDS encoding ribosome biogenesis/translation initiation ATPase RLI: MTHRVAVLDQDLCQPQKCGLECIKYCPVNKSGAECVTINEESKKAQIDEDICNGCGICVKVCPFDAITIVNLASEIASDKIHQYGINSFRLYKLPTPRKGEVVGLLGRNGMGKSTVVNILSGNLKPNLGRYESPPEWNEIFKHYSGTELKQHFEKIEQKQIRASIKPQQVHQIAQAFDGTGKELLDKYDERGISRELIRELGLENSMEQSLKELSGGELQRIAVAAAASKDTEFYFFDEPSSYNDVFQRIGVARVIQKLAKIGKSVMVVEHDLTLLDFLSDYIEVLYGEPSAYGIVSNILSTKIGINVFLDGYLPNENVRFRDKKFSFDVSSSSTDIFQEGSEIVSYPKLEKKYSSFSVTIEPGRVRKGEVLGIMGANALGKTTMMKMISGVEKPDSGSVDKKIKIAYKPQYLQNDLDVEVVSILDKANESSVEGSMEEEQILDPLKIKKLYNKSIRNLSGGELQKVAVASCLLQKVDLYALDEPSAFLDVEDRIAVAKFLQKFVRSFGKSAIIIDHDLQLMDLVSDSMVIFEGESGKAGKGTSPMPKADAMNRFLKSLDMSFRRDERSLRPRVNKLESRLDKDQKTSGNFYYKH, translated from the coding sequence ATGACACACAGGGTAGCTGTATTAGATCAAGATCTATGTCAACCACAAAAATGTGGACTTGAATGTATAAAATATTGTCCAGTAAACAAATCAGGAGCAGAATGTGTCACCATTAACGAAGAATCAAAAAAAGCTCAGATCGATGAGGATATTTGTAATGGATGCGGAATATGTGTCAAAGTATGCCCATTTGACGCAATAACAATCGTAAATTTAGCAAGTGAGATAGCTTCAGATAAAATTCACCAGTACGGCATAAATTCATTTCGACTTTACAAGTTACCCACACCAAGAAAAGGAGAAGTGGTCGGCCTATTAGGAAGAAATGGAATGGGTAAAAGTACAGTAGTCAACATCCTATCAGGAAACTTAAAACCAAATTTAGGAAGATATGAAAGCCCGCCGGAATGGAATGAGATTTTTAAACATTATAGCGGAACAGAGCTCAAACAGCATTTTGAAAAAATTGAACAAAAACAAATTCGCGCATCAATAAAACCACAACAAGTACATCAAATTGCACAAGCATTTGATGGAACAGGAAAAGAATTACTTGACAAATATGATGAAAGGGGAATATCAAGAGAATTAATCAGAGAATTAGGATTAGAAAATTCTATGGAGCAAAGCTTGAAGGAATTAAGTGGAGGAGAACTACAAAGAATCGCCGTAGCTGCTGCGGCATCTAAAGATACTGAATTTTATTTTTTCGATGAACCTTCATCGTACAACGATGTTTTTCAGAGAATAGGTGTTGCTCGCGTGATACAAAAGCTAGCAAAAATTGGAAAAAGTGTGATGGTTGTTGAACACGATTTAACATTATTAGATTTTCTGAGTGATTACATAGAGGTATTGTACGGAGAGCCCTCAGCATATGGAATTGTTTCAAACATCCTTTCAACAAAAATTGGGATCAATGTTTTTCTTGACGGGTATTTGCCAAATGAAAATGTCAGATTTAGAGACAAAAAATTCTCTTTTGACGTATCATCATCATCTACAGACATATTTCAAGAAGGAAGCGAGATAGTCTCATATCCAAAACTGGAAAAAAAATATTCTTCATTTTCAGTGACGATTGAGCCTGGTAGAGTAAGAAAGGGAGAGGTTTTAGGAATAATGGGTGCCAACGCACTTGGTAAAACAACCATGATGAAAATGATTTCGGGAGTTGAAAAACCAGATTCAGGTAGTGTTGACAAAAAAATTAAAATCGCATACAAGCCACAATATCTTCAAAATGATCTAGATGTGGAAGTTGTTTCGATATTAGACAAGGCAAATGAAAGTTCAGTTGAAGGAAGTATGGAAGAAGAACAGATACTAGATCCATTAAAAATTAAAAAACTCTACAACAAGTCAATCAGAAATCTTTCCGGAGGAGAATTGCAAAAAGTTGCAGTCGCATCTTGTTTGCTACAAAAAGTAGATCTGTACGCATTAGATGAGCCTTCAGCATTTTTAGACGTGGAAGATAGAATTGCAGTTGCAAAGTTTTTACAAAAATTTGTTCGCTCTTTTGGAAAATCAGCAATAATCATTGACCATGATTTGCAACTAATGGATCTTGTTTCAGATTCAATGGTAATCTTTGAAGGTGAATCAGGCAAAGCAGGCAAAGGCACATCGCCAATGCCAAAAGCTGACGCGATGAATAGATTTCTAAAATCACTAGACATGTCATTTAGAAGAGACGAAAGAAGTCTCAGACCACGCGTAAACAAATTAGAGAGCAGACTGGATAAAGATCAAAAAACATCTGGAAATTTTTATTACAAACATTGA
- a CDS encoding orotate phosphoribosyltransferase, with protein sequence MEFVKEFAIFLYKKGIIKFGDFTLASGKKSPYYVDLRLVPSHPIEFRKMVKYLENEITQDIGLNDFDSIVSVPTGGLIIASALAIETVKPLIYVRSKPKDYGTSKSVEGEIHEGMHVVMIDDVATTGGSVVNAIKSLNKANISIKDAYVIVNRMEGADEALLELGVKMHSVLNILQITEALYEQNLVNKNILEKVKNQIGK encoded by the coding sequence ATGGAATTTGTTAAAGAGTTTGCAATATTTTTGTATAAAAAAGGAATTATAAAATTTGGCGACTTTACCCTAGCAAGCGGGAAAAAGAGTCCATACTATGTGGATTTAAGATTAGTTCCAAGCCATCCAATTGAGTTTAGAAAAATGGTGAAGTATCTTGAAAATGAGATTACCCAAGACATAGGATTAAATGATTTTGATTCGATTGTTTCGGTCCCTACAGGAGGTCTAATTATTGCTTCAGCATTAGCAATTGAAACGGTCAAGCCGCTAATATATGTCAGAAGTAAACCAAAAGACTACGGTACATCAAAATCAGTTGAAGGAGAAATCCATGAAGGTATGCATGTGGTCATGATTGACGATGTTGCAACAACAGGAGGTTCGGTAGTTAACGCGATAAAATCACTGAATAAGGCAAACATTTCCATCAAAGATGCATATGTGATCGTAAACAGAATGGAAGGAGCTGATGAAGCATTATTAGAATTGGGTGTGAAGATGCATTCAGTTTTGAATATTTTACAAATCACAGAGGCTTTGTATGAGCAAAATCTTGTAAACAAAAATATTTTAGAAAAAGTGAAAAACCAAATAGGCAAATAA
- a CDS encoding leucyl aminopeptidase, with protein sequence MKISIENSAKKKTSLLCVFTLEKSSKIIGLPKFDVSTTSSINQSLKDMDGKLGKLSIIHTPGKKSIQRILLAGIGKEEEMTKDTIRTVSGKIAQKARELKLKEFSIVAPPSFVTESNSAITQIIEGTKMALYKFDKFKSEKLDHVLDLTIIISKSNKILQSAKIAEIVANGAIFTKSIANLPPNECTPTTLANFAKTISKKNKMKCKIISEPELKKQGFGGISAVGKGSKNEPKLIVMEHNHGRKEGKPIILVGKAVTFDTGGISLKPGASMDEMKFDKCGGCTVLGIMKAVSELKIPINVIGIIPSVENMPSGESYRPGDIIKLYSGKTAEILNTDAEGRLILADALAYGEKQYAPKAIIDFATLTGACIVALGTNIAAITSNDEKLTKKINDASKRTTEEVWELPLNQDYMNMIKSDVADMKNVGIGRAAGTITAAAFLKNAIEKTPWTHIDIAGVAWTQGATKEKSYNPKGATGFGVRLILDYLQNL encoded by the coding sequence GTGAAAATTAGTATTGAAAATTCTGCAAAAAAGAAGACCAGCCTTCTATGCGTATTCACATTAGAAAAGTCTAGTAAGATAATCGGATTGCCAAAATTCGACGTAAGTACCACATCATCAATCAATCAATCATTAAAAGACATGGATGGTAAATTAGGCAAGTTAAGTATCATTCACACTCCAGGAAAAAAATCAATCCAGAGAATTTTACTTGCAGGAATAGGAAAAGAGGAAGAAATGACAAAAGATACCATCAGAACGGTCTCAGGTAAAATAGCCCAAAAGGCAAGAGAATTGAAATTAAAAGAATTTTCAATAGTAGCACCTCCAAGTTTTGTTACCGAATCAAATTCTGCAATAACCCAAATCATCGAAGGGACAAAGATGGCTCTTTACAAGTTTGATAAATTTAAGTCAGAGAAACTAGACCATGTTCTAGATCTTACAATCATTATTTCAAAATCAAATAAAATTTTACAAAGCGCAAAGATAGCTGAAATTGTTGCAAACGGTGCAATATTTACCAAAAGTATTGCAAACTTGCCCCCAAACGAATGCACCCCCACAACTCTAGCAAATTTTGCAAAAACTATTTCTAAAAAGAACAAAATGAAATGTAAAATCATTTCAGAACCAGAATTAAAAAAGCAGGGATTTGGAGGAATTTCAGCAGTAGGTAAAGGAAGTAAAAACGAACCAAAATTAATCGTGATGGAACATAATCATGGAAGGAAGGAAGGAAAACCAATTATTTTGGTGGGAAAAGCAGTGACATTTGACACAGGAGGTATTTCGCTAAAACCTGGAGCGTCAATGGATGAAATGAAATTCGACAAGTGTGGCGGATGCACTGTTCTTGGAATAATGAAAGCTGTTTCAGAGTTAAAGATCCCAATTAATGTCATAGGAATTATCCCTTCAGTTGAAAACATGCCAAGTGGTGAGTCATACAGACCAGGAGACATCATCAAGCTATACAGCGGAAAAACTGCAGAGATTCTAAATACAGATGCAGAAGGTAGATTGATTTTAGCAGATGCGTTAGCATATGGAGAAAAACAATACGCTCCAAAAGCAATTATTGATTTTGCCACTCTTACAGGAGCATGCATTGTAGCACTAGGGACCAACATAGCTGCAATCACATCAAATGATGAAAAATTAACAAAGAAAATTAATGATGCATCTAAGAGAACGACCGAAGAGGTTTGGGAACTTCCGTTAAATCAGGACTACATGAATATGATAAAATCAGATGTTGCAGATATGAAGAATGTAGGGATTGGAAGAGCAGCTGGAACCATCACTGCAGCAGCATTTTTGAAAAATGCCATAGAGAAAACACCATGGACTCACATCGATATCGCAGGAGTTGCATGGACACAGGGAGCTACAAAGGAAAAATCATACAATCCAAAAGGTGCCACGGGTTTCGGCGTAAGACTAATTTTAGACTATTTACAAAATCTGTAA
- the rimI gene encoding ribosomal-protein-alanine N-acetyltransferase codes for MQVILRQLGDCSLRRAGPSDLISVMEINLKTLPEHYSDYFYESLLTELPEAFIVAEIEEKHVGYIMCKTEFGFSNFKKLGFVKKGHVVSIAVVDEHRKKGIGNALVEESVNGVKLRKCDEFYLEVRCSNTDAVRLYEKQGFVIRQQLNAYYRDGEDAYLMAIELN; via the coding sequence ATGCAAGTAATCCTTAGGCAACTTGGAGATTGTAGTCTAAGACGAGCGGGACCAAGCGATCTAATATCTGTAATGGAAATTAATCTAAAAACACTTCCTGAACATTACTCTGATTATTTCTATGAGAGTCTACTTACGGAACTTCCTGAGGCGTTTATTGTTGCCGAAATTGAAGAAAAGCATGTTGGCTATATTATGTGTAAAACTGAATTTGGGTTTTCCAATTTTAAAAAATTAGGTTTTGTCAAAAAAGGTCATGTTGTTTCTATAGCTGTTGTTGATGAACATCGAAAGAAAGGCATTGGAAATGCACTTGTTGAAGAGTCTGTAAATGGTGTGAAATTAAGAAAATGTGATGAATTCTATTTGGAAGTGAGATGCAGTAATACTGATGCTGTAAGACTTTATGAAAAACAAGGATTTGTAATTAGGCAACAATTAAACGCATATTATAGAGATGGCGAAGATGCATACCTAATGGCAATTGAATTAAATTAG
- a CDS encoding site-2 protease family protein — protein sequence MEKFSFKEMEDPSQDDIISMVKSIFQVSDFTKTEFSLEFKIEDTDFKSKFEGLSRTLEDMRYVCKLENNEGDNHVIVQKFTLKKQGKIMKSSWTPRILFAIVIAFVMFDGYYRTSVANSVIWIGDPLEMAAFYTLSVMGILGIHELGHIIAAKVHRLKTTWPYFLPGIPIFGIPTFGAFIQSKGLTINREILFDIAIAGPIAGLVITMIVTVYGAYTAPVLDQVIAMELFAEERLVDRGLGEPLLMTASLALFGKGAWYGQIILNTPFMFAAWIGFLITFLNLLPAWQLDGGHMARTLMSPKLHRYATFGSVGILVLLNYWPMAILILILSAKNPSATPLDDVSPLSRNRKFAYVGIIGLAISCAPLPSSFWPWILS from the coding sequence ATGGAAAAATTTAGTTTTAAAGAGATGGAAGATCCTTCACAAGACGACATCATTTCAATGGTAAAATCCATATTTCAAGTCAGTGATTTTACCAAGACTGAATTTTCATTAGAATTTAAAATTGAAGATACTGATTTTAAATCAAAATTTGAAGGATTGTCAAGAACATTAGAAGATATGAGATATGTTTGTAAATTAGAAAACAACGAAGGTGACAATCACGTTATTGTTCAAAAATTTACTTTGAAAAAACAAGGCAAAATAATGAAATCGTCTTGGACTCCTCGAATTTTGTTTGCGATCGTTATTGCATTTGTTATGTTTGATGGATATTACAGAACATCAGTAGCAAATTCGGTCATATGGATTGGTGATCCTCTAGAAATGGCAGCATTCTATACATTATCAGTGATGGGAATTTTAGGTATTCATGAGCTAGGTCACATCATTGCTGCAAAGGTACACAGATTAAAAACTACATGGCCATATTTTCTTCCAGGAATACCAATATTTGGAATTCCAACTTTTGGAGCATTTATTCAATCAAAAGGATTAACAATTAATCGAGAAATTTTATTTGACATTGCAATTGCAGGGCCAATTGCAGGGCTAGTAATTACAATGATAGTTACAGTTTATGGAGCATACACAGCACCAGTTTTAGATCAAGTAATTGCAATGGAATTGTTTGCTGAAGAAAGATTGGTGGATAGGGGTTTAGGTGAACCATTGTTAATGACTGCCAGCTTAGCACTATTTGGTAAGGGAGCATGGTACGGACAAATCATACTAAATACACCATTCATGTTTGCAGCTTGGATTGGATTCTTGATTACATTTTTGAATTTACTCCCAGCATGGCAATTAGACGGAGGACATATGGCAAGAACATTAATGAGTCCAAAATTGCACAGATATGCAACTTTCGGAAGTGTAGGAATTCTTGTTTTATTGAATTATTGGCCAATGGCAATTTTAATTCTCATATTAAGTGCAAAAAATCCTAGTGCAACCCCATTAGATGATGTTTCACCGCTTTCAAGAAATAGAAAATTTGCATATGTGGGGATTATAGGATTAGCAATTTCATGTGCACCATTGCCATCTAGCTTTTGGCCATGGATTTTATCTTAG
- a CDS encoding ribulose-phosphate 3-epimerase has protein sequence MGLNYYQIKKNILRARKLVIKGTNIAGSGHPGGSFSMAEILGCLFKNHLKFDPTNPQWEDRDRLVLSKGHAAPGLFSNMAVAGYFPESEIETLRKFGSKLQGHPDLKCPGVEFCGGSLGTGLSYSIGIALAAKINSQDHHVFTIIGDGESDEGQVWEAAMTAAKYKVNNLTAFLDRNFIQQDSYTEKIMPLDEKLESDDISEMWKDASRWKTGDKWRSFGWNVIEIAGHRVEQIDAAIKKAKATKGVPTMIISRTVKGKAVEHMEDNPQWHGKAPDSDVVPIINLELDSQFMIAPSIIAGDMANLENEIKRCISGRANFIHLDVMDGQFVPNKTFDYVKIKELRPLTIIPFDTHLMINEPLKHVRNYIDAGSDIITVHAEVTDESSFGNIHDMLKQNQVSVGLAINPNTELPEWSYKFLDSLDQLIVMSVVPGQSGQKYIEETHAKMARLNSILKKHNFSGYVEADGGINLENIGSVFADGARVFVGGGAIIGQQDVKIAIKDFRDEVLKSRRHCLLDKANELGGVDLVNKWIGLHVIGEKQEQLKKIARDIGYL, from the coding sequence ATGGGCTTGAACTATTATCAGATTAAGAAAAATATTCTTAGAGCTCGTAAATTAGTTATTAAAGGCACGAATATTGCTGGTTCGGGTCATCCTGGTGGCTCATTTTCCATGGCTGAAATTTTGGGATGTTTGTTTAAAAATCATCTAAAATTTGATCCCACAAATCCTCAGTGGGAAGATAGAGATCGTCTAGTTTTATCCAAAGGACACGCTGCACCTGGCTTATTTTCTAACATGGCTGTTGCAGGTTATTTTCCTGAATCTGAAATTGAAACTCTGCGAAAATTTGGTAGTAAATTGCAAGGACATCCAGATCTAAAATGTCCCGGAGTGGAATTTTGTGGGGGTTCTTTGGGTACTGGACTGTCTTATTCAATAGGAATTGCACTTGCAGCAAAAATTAATTCTCAGGATCATCATGTTTTTACAATAATCGGTGATGGTGAATCCGACGAAGGTCAAGTCTGGGAAGCTGCGATGACTGCTGCAAAATACAAAGTTAACAATCTTACTGCGTTTCTTGATAGAAACTTTATCCAACAAGATTCCTATACTGAAAAAATTATGCCTCTTGATGAAAAATTAGAGAGTGATGATATTTCTGAAATGTGGAAGGATGCATCTCGTTGGAAAACTGGTGATAAATGGAGATCTTTTGGTTGGAATGTAATTGAGATTGCTGGACACAGAGTTGAACAAATTGATGCTGCGATAAAAAAAGCAAAAGCGACTAAAGGTGTACCTACAATGATCATATCCAGAACTGTTAAGGGCAAAGCTGTAGAACACATGGAGGATAATCCACAGTGGCACGGAAAAGCACCCGATTCTGATGTAGTTCCTATTATCAATCTTGAACTGGATTCACAATTCATGATTGCTCCTTCAATTATTGCAGGAGATATGGCGAACTTGGAAAACGAAATTAAAAGATGTATTTCTGGCAGAGCCAATTTCATCCATCTTGATGTGATGGATGGTCAATTCGTTCCGAACAAAACTTTTGATTATGTCAAAATCAAAGAATTAAGACCCTTGACTATAATACCATTTGATACACACCTGATGATAAATGAGCCTTTAAAACATGTTAGAAATTACATTGATGCGGGCAGTGATATAATCACAGTTCATGCTGAAGTGACTGATGAATCTAGTTTTGGAAATATTCATGATATGCTTAAACAAAATCAAGTTAGTGTTGGTTTGGCAATAAATCCTAACACTGAATTACCTGAATGGTCTTACAAATTCTTAGACTCACTTGATCAACTAATCGTCATGTCCGTAGTACCTGGACAATCTGGCCAAAAATATATTGAAGAGACACATGCAAAGATGGCAAGATTAAATTCTATTCTAAAAAAACATAATTTTTCAGGTTATGTAGAGGCTGACGGTGGAATAAATCTTGAAAACATCGGGTCCGTATTTGCTGACGGTGCTCGTGTTTTTGTTGGAGGTGGTGCAATTATTGGACAACAAGATGTTAAAATTGCAATCAAGGATTTTAGAGATGAAGTCCTAAAATCCAGAAGACATTGTTTGCTTGACAAAG
- a CDS encoding class I SAM-dependent methyltransferase family protein, whose product MLKKALEGILTTKENDELISAFDQIGDIIIVRIPESLSSKKKIIGEALLDQVKIARSVFYQASDVEGDFRTRNLEIIAGKDNTETEYKEFGCRFTVDVKNAFFSPRLSTERKRIANLIQNDEIMTNMFAGIGMFSIMAAKRKKCTVYSLDINPTASKLCETNIELNKLAGKVISINGDATEIINEQLMNKSDRTLMLLPERSDEFLESAINTTKNGGIIHYYSHIHADEKSEAGKLSEEHFLKVSPVKLEILFSKIVRAVGPRYYQTVVDAKIFK is encoded by the coding sequence ATGCTAAAAAAGGCATTGGAGGGGATTCTTACAACAAAAGAAAATGATGAGTTGATTTCGGCATTTGATCAGATTGGAGACATAATAATAGTAAGAATTCCAGAGTCATTGTCATCCAAGAAAAAAATAATAGGAGAGGCATTGTTGGATCAAGTAAAAATTGCTAGAAGTGTTTTCTATCAGGCATCAGATGTGGAAGGTGATTTTCGTACAAGAAATCTCGAGATTATTGCCGGAAAAGACAACACAGAAACAGAATACAAGGAATTTGGATGCAGGTTTACGGTAGATGTCAAAAATGCATTTTTTTCTCCCAGACTATCTACGGAGAGAAAGAGAATTGCAAATTTGATTCAAAATGACGAGATCATGACCAATATGTTTGCAGGAATTGGGATGTTTTCCATAATGGCTGCCAAGAGGAAAAAATGTACAGTATACAGTCTAGATATAAACCCGACAGCTTCAAAGTTATGTGAAACCAATATTGAATTAAACAAGCTTGCCGGAAAAGTCATTTCAATAAATGGTGATGCAACAGAAATCATTAATGAACAATTAATGAACAAATCAGATAGGACCCTGATGCTGTTACCTGAAAGATCAGATGAATTTTTAGAATCTGCAATCAACACAACCAAAAATGGTGGCATTATTCATTATTATTCACACATTCATGCAGATGAAAAATCAGAAGCAGGAAAACTTTCAGAAGAGCATTTTCTCAAAGTTTCACCAGTAAAATTAGAAATTCTATTTTCAAAAATAGTCAGAGCCGTAGGTCCAAGATATTATCAAACAGTTGTAGATGCAAAAATTTTCAAATAA
- a CDS encoding transcriptional regulator, with product MDKRKGMGIVIFVLCIGGFFLYAYLLMLSEWSPIVLQLSVLMIAGGILGVIAWIGYVMATTKPSPASITSDD from the coding sequence ATGGACAAGCGAAAGGGAATGGGTATAGTTATTTTTGTTCTTTGCATTGGTGGTTTTTTTCTTTATGCATACTTGCTGATGTTGTCTGAGTGGAGTCCAATAGTACTACAACTGTCTGTGTTAATGATTGCTGGAGGAATTTTGGGGGTAATTGCATGGATAGGATATGTAATGGCGACAACAAAACCTTCTCCTGCATCAATCACTTCTGACGATTAG